From the Roseibium salinum genome, one window contains:
- a CDS encoding DoxX family protein, with protein MSFYNKVAPYLQSLLRIVSGLLFLEHGTAKYLGFPPSDFAGTSVMSMGGVAGLVELVAGALIAVGLLTRPAAFLASGTMAAAYFLAHAPQGFHPLLNGGAEAILYCFIFLFLAAAGPGPLSLERLLFGKEKTAGRSWG; from the coding sequence ATGAGCTTTTACAACAAGGTGGCACCTTACCTTCAAAGCCTTTTGCGCATTGTGAGCGGTCTTCTGTTTCTCGAACACGGGACGGCCAAGTATCTGGGTTTTCCGCCCAGCGACTTTGCCGGGACTTCCGTGATGAGCATGGGTGGTGTTGCCGGGCTGGTCGAACTGGTCGCCGGAGCCCTGATCGCGGTCGGCCTGTTGACGCGGCCCGCGGCGTTCCTGGCATCCGGAACCATGGCTGCCGCCTATTTCCTCGCCCACGCACCGCAAGGCTTCCATCCGCTGCTCAATGGCGGTGCGGAAGCCATTCTCTATTGCTTCATCTTTCTCTTCCTGGCCGCGGCCGGCCCCGGTCCGCTGAGCCTGGAGCGGCTGCTCTTCGGCAAGGAAAAAACGGCGGGCCGGTCCTGGGGCTGA
- a CDS encoding RNA 2'-phosphotransferase, with protein sequence MKTDISKRMSFWLRHRPEDAGIELTKDGWADVGELLRAFRETGLACRREHLERVVETNDKQRFEFSKDGTMIRARQGHSVRIDLGLEPSEPPARLFHGTAHRALPLILKEGLKPMNRHHVHLSSDFETAVKVGARHGKPVVLQIATCPMGLAGHVFYRTENGVWLTDAVPAKYLTPAPE encoded by the coding sequence ATGAAAACAGACATTTCCAAACGCATGTCTTTCTGGCTCCGCCACCGGCCGGAGGACGCCGGGATTGAACTCACGAAAGACGGCTGGGCCGACGTTGGCGAGCTATTGCGCGCTTTCAGGGAGACGGGTCTTGCCTGCCGCCGCGAACACCTTGAGCGGGTGGTCGAGACCAACGACAAGCAGAGATTCGAATTTTCAAAGGACGGCACGATGATCCGCGCGCGGCAGGGACATTCCGTCCGGATCGACCTCGGGTTGGAGCCTTCCGAGCCCCCCGCCCGCCTGTTCCATGGAACGGCTCACCGGGCTCTACCGCTCATCCTGAAGGAGGGTCTCAAACCCATGAACCGGCACCATGTGCATCTGTCGTCCGATTTCGAAACCGCAGTCAAGGTAGGAGCCCGGCACGGAAAACCCGTCGTTCTGCAAATCGCGACGTGCCCCATGGGGCTCGCCGGCCATGTCTTCTACCGAACGGAGAACGGCGTCTGGCTGACGGATGCCGTGCCGGCAAAGTATCTCACTCCCGCGCCGGAATGA